Genomic DNA from Oryza sativa Japonica Group chromosome 5, ASM3414082v1:
ATCAATCTCAAAGATGGAAAAGAGAAGGCAAACCGGGCATAAAGTAAAGGTGTTTATTCCAGATATGAGTCGGTTCTTCAGGTGTTCTTTGCTGGTCACTCCCTTGCCACCTGACTTTCATGCTTTTAATTTTTTAGATGTGACTAATACCTTCTTCAGACTACTACACGTAACAGTGTGATTGGCAATTTGGCTGGGACATGCACATTCCAGGCACTGACTTCTTGCCTTTGTTTTGCTCTCTTGGTCGAGCTATCACCTTTATTATCCTGTACTGTACCAGTCTGGACCACGGAAGCCACCAGTTCAGCATTGATGCCATCCAACCCATATTCCAGCTAACTCCTGCCGTTCTTCTAATGCCATGGCAGTTAAGCAGCAAGAGGTCAGTACTGGGTACTCCTTAATGCTTTACCTTTGTTCCTATTCCCATTTATCTCTCGAGTTTGATCGTTCTGAAAGCCTTAAGGAATTTGCGTAATGTAACACAATGGTCCATCTTCCCACTTCTGCTATCCATGAACAGAACGAATGTGGGTTTGATTTTTCTGGTTTCATGAACAGAATAGTACATGGAAAAAAATAATGCTTCGTTAAAATATTGAACGCTGCAGAAACATAGAATGCCGCAATAAAGTGCAGAATTCTGCCTTCAAACAAAATGAAGGGGAATGATTTATTTTGATTGGGGACAAGGCTAGTAGCGATCGATCAAAGTTTTGTCTAGGTTCCATCCAGCGTGTTTTCTCCCCTCAGACTCTGTAGCAATGAGATCTAAAGTTGATTGTCCTTCCCTGGTTCTTGACAGCTGAAAAGCAGctttttcataggattccaaAGCCTCCGGATTTCCTCTAGTTTTCTCCTACATTCCACATCGGTGTTGGATGTCATAATGCTGGTCTACCATGGACAATCTTTCTTTGCCCATATGGTCTCACCTGCTAGGTTGCCATCTCTTTCTTAGATGTGCCGGTTCATACTGAACCGAGAGagttaaaaatatgttttgtgTCAGTTTCCTCAGTTTCAGACCCTGATTATACAATAACAGTGAAAGTTTTTGTGATTAGGAAAAAGAGTAAATATGTTCTTGTCGGTCAAACAATATGATTGCTATCCTCTGTTTGCGAATGGATTGGTGAGCACACGTGCAATTATAATCAACTCTTGAGCAAACCATTACTCCTACCATTGCCCTTTGATCGAGTAGTCTAATGGATGAAAGTACCCTAGCGTCGTAGACTCTCTTCTCGTGTCTGTCCTCTTGGCCCCACCTGCCTCCCTTTGATGTTCCTAGCTGGAGGGGGACTTCGCTGGCTGGGCCTGGTCCACCGTGCAACCATCACTGTCCCTGGCTGTTTGACCATACGCGGGCCCCTCAGCGACCTGGAAACTCCCGTCCTAGACCCGGTGCAGGGACTAGTGAGCATTTGCTgcccttttgcttttgtttgcTTGCCTGGCTTTCTTTGCGCGTAGCCCTCGCACATTTTTGGATTGTTTTAAGAATAGTTCTTTGAAGTAGAAATTTTTGGAATTATCAGTAAGAGAGTAGCAACATGCTACCGACTAGAATTTAGAGTAATTTGGAGGCAAGGTTTCATTTTTAAGTGTATTTTGATCATGCTAATTACTCATAACTTAAGTCACAACACTTTGTTCTTTACCAATAGGCTATGCAAATGAGTTGAATTAATTGTAGAATGATTTAATGTATTGCCATATGAGTGAAATGGGAGCTTAAATTAAATACGAAGGTACATGTTGGTATAAAGATGAAAACATGTCTTCTAGATATGAATTAAGTTTTGCAAGTTGCAGTGTATCCTCTTGAACCTATTTGTATTGAATGGTTCATACAAATGAAAAAGAATTCTAGATTACTATTTAGCGCATATTTATTCATAGCATGCACCTTTtcatataaaagttttcataAAAAAGTTCTTGATGAAAGTTTCTTATAAAAGTATTCCCATAAAACCTTTTCAGATGAAAGTTTTCTAGTTAAATGTTTTTCAGATGAAAATTTTCTAGATGAACGTTTTCAGAAAAAGCGTACGATGAGAATGCATATGCGCTAAATAGCAGTCCTTATGAAATCTTGGTTCTCCGTGAAGCCGAGTTAACGGTAGTGTTAAACCTTCGATAAGTTTTACCACTACCAATTTTACATGTGCTATGGTTGGTTCGAAGTTCTTTTGCTGCTGAATGTTATATGTGTCGTTCCTATAAAATCCaaggtttcatttgcaaaaagAGCAATAGAGCACGCAGCACACactccctcttcttcttcagcaATTCACTCCAGTTCACTTTGCCAGCTTGTCTCTCTGATTTtattatccttttcttttcctcacGCAGGGAAAAAGGCACCCGTTGTACACCTCACCTCACGCTCAAAGGCAACGCAAGCACGCAGCTTTTCTTTCTtggcctcgcctcgcctcgcctctgcCCATCTCCCCTCCCACTCGATTCCTCCACCTCTGCTCCGAATCTCCCTTTCCGCGTGCGCGCGTCGATTCCTCCGTGCTCTCACCACCCGATTTGGGGGCCGGTCTGAGATGGGGCAGTGGCACTGACCGGAGGACCTTCGCCGACGTCGTCCATGGCGCAGCCGCAGAAGCGAGTCTACGAAGCTTGGAAAGGGAATAATGTAAGATCCTACCCCCCCTGTTTCCCTCACATACCTCTCTTGTTCTTGCTCGCGCTTCCTCCTCTTGAGCTCCGAATCTTGGGTGGACGATTGGTACAGTCTCTTTCTCGGGAAATTCTGTTTCTTGCtgcctctctctttttttgaaagaaagaaagaaaaaagaaccctCTTGGTGCTTCCAGGTATGAGCAGTAGTAGATTTGCTGGGTTGCTCTGTCTGTGCTGATGGCCTGTTGCATATGTCAGAGTGCAATGTGATGTGTTGCTGCCCCTGACAATGGTTGGTTCGCTTCGTATATGCAGAGGTTCTTGTTTGGTGGGAGGTTGATATTCGGACCCGATGCCAAGTCCCTGCTCGTCTCTGTTTCGCTCATCGTGGTGCCTGTTCTCGTCTTCTGCGTGTTCGTTGCGCGGCATCTCCGGCATCAGTTCTCCACCTACAACGCAGGATATGCGATTCCTGCGGTTGCAGTACTCTTCATGATCTATGTGAGTGCAATGTCTTGGTTTGGTTCCTTCAGGTAGTAGCCACATGGTACTGCATTTTGAGCACTCGACTGAATACGGCTTTGTTGTCCTTCTTTTGTGTGCATTTGCAGGTACTTACCTTGTTGTTCATCACCTCAGCTCAGGATCCTGGCATTGTGCCTCGCGCATCGCATCCACCGGAGGAAGAGTTTGCCTATGGCAATCCATTGAACGGGGGCACACCAGGCAGGCTGCAATTTCCCCGTGTAAAAGAAATAATGGTTAATGGGATGCTTGTGAAAGTAAAGTATTGTGACACCTGCATGATTTACCGGCCCCCTCGGTGTTCGCACTGTTCAATATGCAACAATTGTGTCGAGCGCTTTGATCATCATTGCCCTTGGGTTGGACAATGCATTGGACAGGTACAATTTCTCTGTCTGCTAAAGCTATTTCAGCTTTCATGAAAATTGATGAGCTCAACAGAATCATTAACTTGTTACATTTATCTTGACACCTTAGAGGGCAAGTATACCAAGAGATAACCCATACACAATATATTGTAGTTTCTGGGGTTAAATTTAGTTGTTTTAAGAAATGTATTTTCCTGGCTTTGGCTTATGCattcattttattaaatactgttAGTAAGTAGCAAACTCGGGATCTCACATGTATCCTTCCAAAGAGCTGAGAGAGGGATGATAAGTTTTATATGGATTGTGCAAGATAGGGTCAATTTCGTTCTGGACGATGGAATAAACCCATTTGATTGAGCACAATTATTAATAAATGGGTTAACATAGCAATTGGAGCATGTCATGATTGTTATCATACTCCATAGAACAAGGCATGGTTAACATGATTGTTGCTGTCTACTTAGGGCCTATTTGGCAAGGCTcgaactcctaaatttaactccgtTCATTTTGTGGGAGCACTCCAGCCCACTCCGCTCCTTTTTAGggtggagctaaaactgtttggttGGGTTCCAGCTctaggagaggtggagctggagctggagctctgCCAAACATGCCTTATTAAAGAGCATTAGTCACTTCTAGTTAATGGACGCATAACTCATTCCCTATCGCTGAAGTTGGTGTTCTCCTTAGACCTTTCATGCCTGATCAGTTGTGCAAAAATTGCTGTATGATGTGCTTGGAATTATTAATGATCTATTTCATGCTGGACTACTGTGGCTGTACCTTTTTTGACCTGGCTTCAGTTAATTTTGCATAGTTCTGCTCTTTATATCCCAATTTAACACCAGTTGGCAGGACATGCTTCTGTTCCAACTTATACATGCATATAATAAGCCCACAGTTTTTTACTTCAATTCAGGGGAATTCCACCATGACTAGTTTCAGATAGTGCATAACTTCAGTACATTTAGGAACCACACATTTTAGGTATTAATACTCTAGTATTTATGGACTAGCAAGAAGCTATTAATTTTATTCTGAATCCTGTAAAATCCCTGCACGTCACAGGATCGACCAACTGAAACATTTACTAGCTGGAAAACATATCTGAAATTGAGAGATGCTCACAATATCGTTCTTGCTGCAATTGTTTTAAGGAATGGTTCTTGAAATCTAATTGTAAGTTTGATTCAGTCTGTCTCTTACTGCTTTGTTTCTGACCATTCTTGTTTCATTTCTACATTGTGCAGCGCAATTATCGATTCTTTTTCCTGTTTGTTTCCTCCTCGACTCTTCTTTGCATTTATGTATTTGCAATGTCGGCGTTATACATCAAGTTCCTCATGGAGGAGGGCTATCCTACAGTGTGGAAGGCTTTGAAACACTCTCCAGCATCTTTGGTGCTTATGATATACTGTTTCATCGCCCTCTGGTTTGTTGGTGGACTCACTGGATTTCATTCATATCTCATTTGCACTAACCAGGTTAGTTTTTTAATACAAAGTTTGGTGATTTATTTGTCTAGTGATTACTTTTGTTCATGAACACAAGGTTTTGTTTGCCTGCTTATTAAACTGAATGTTAAAGAGAAGTGTTATAGCATGCCAAATCGCTAATATGATAAATAGGGTTGTGATGGCTTGCGCAAATGCCGGGTTAGAATAAGTGATATACTATATGTTCTATGCTCAACAAGCTCCAGGAAGGTCAATTTTTAATTGCTTCTATGGAAAATGCAAAAACAACATTATAGCCTTATGAGTTTATTTGTCATATGCTCGAGCCTCGAGGTCTCTTTTCCCATTGAAGTCATGGTACAAATCTCTAATATGATGTTTCAATGTTGCAGACCACATACGAGAACTTTCGATACAGATCAGACAACAGGCCTAATGTCTATGATCAAGGATGTCTGAATAATTGCTTAGGAGTCTTCTGTAGTAAGACAAAACCTTCAAAACACAAATTCAGAGCCTATGTACAAGAGGAAGTACGAGCTCCAGTAGTTAACTTTGGCAGGCAGATGGAAGAAGAGCCAGCTGGTGGCCCTCGGGCAAAAGTAGAAGATGATCTTGAGATCGGTAGTGATCTCCTGCAGATCTCTCAGCGGCGCAACTATGGGGATGTTGATCTTGAAATGGGAAGTCAGGACTGCAGTGAGATGGAAGGCATTCCCAACGCCAAACTTGCGATAGGTTCTGAATCGCAGATTCCTGCAATCGGAAGTGAGGTACGAGTGCGGCACTCGAGCTGGGATCGTAGAAGTGGGAATTGGGACATGTCATTAGATGTAATTGGAAGAAGTGCATCAGATGTAATTAGAAGAAGTGCTTCTGGCCATGAGGCTGCACCTCCATTTCAAACAGAAACTCACTAGTCAGTTATTCGTGCATTGAGAAGATGTGTCAGAAACCTGAACTTGGATTTCAAGGCTGTTTAACTGATGATGACAGTATGACACATACCCAGAGAGCAAGAAAGAAAAATGCACATGACGCATTTTGACTTTGACTGCCGTAATTGGTATTTTCAATCATTTTTCATGTATGAACAGTTACTTTAGTCAAAGATTCCGTGCGGTTGGGGTCacatatttgtgttttttttttctttttttgtgtgGCAATCTGATCTCACAGCGTCTTCATGATTCTTTATGTAAATTACTATTGCATGATACTCATCCACCTGTAATTCCTCTGCAGCTTCCTTCAGGAATTTCTGTAGTGCATCTCCATTAGCTTTCATTATGATCTTTTACCTTCCATTGTGGTCAGTATATCACCTTGATCACAATGCTGTTTGATTATATATTCCATTAGGTCTCAAACCTCTATGGAGTTGAATTCTATCTTCATTCCATATTTGGTACGCAAAATAAATCTACCGAAGTCAATTGTTTCATGTGTAATTGCTATTTTCAAAATAGGGCCACATTCTAGCAGACCAAAGCATCCAACCCAGGGATCATAATTCATAACACTTTGGGTTGCCAATCCAACTGGCAATGACCGGTAAGAGGTTATACCATTCAAATTTGTAGTGCAATCTTGAtgctaataattttaaaagacTGAACAAACACAACACTTTCAGAAAAAGGAATTTGTTGAAGAAAATTAGCAAACCCGAAAAGGCTGGATAATGCCCGAGTTTGATCCATTAACATTTTTTGGGAATACCGATCCATTAATATGTTGTCATCTTTGTTTGCAAGCATAGCAAACACTCACtgcttttttttctagaatatGCTATTTCAATGTTGATATGTCCATTTGTAATTTTGTGGAAATTCCATATGCTCAAGGGTGAGTGCTGCTTCAGTTAGCTGTTGGATTCTGACTACTGCAAAGGACTCTACTGGAGGACTAATCCATGAATTCTGATAATGCCAAACCAGGCGACTTCACAATTCTTTGGGTCCATTTGGACCAGAGCATGTGACCAGTGAATGCTTGGCTTTTGCAACGGCTGTTTCAATGAGCTTATGTGAAACTCAAAATATCATGTTAATAGTAGGTTGATCTTATTAATCATTGGTGCACTGATACTGACTCCCACTTGAAGAGTTGCTGATCTTTGTGTATATCAAATCGGCAAAGTCCACTCAACGGTCAGTCGGATATATAGCAAGTCATATCATTACTTTGATCTTGACTATATTTGTGATTAATGTGCTGCAATTTCTGAACCTGGTTGGTTTGATGCGCTGGCATGTCAAGCCGTGGAGCCTACTgggacccaaaaaaaaaaaatctgaaattggTATGGTAGAGCAACCACATTTAATCTGCTTGATAATTGGAACATTTGTAGTCATCCATGCAGGTTTGTTCTTTGCttaagtagtactccctccggtgtcattttaattaacgttttagacaatgacacggtctacaaaatatatctttgaccttatttttctatatatatatatataataaataaatgtatgtttacttttattatagtattttgaaagacaaatctatgggcctgttcactttgatgccattttcaaccttaccaaattttggtaaagttgctaaaaaagtggttacatttagtttgctgccaaattttgataactatataagaaatcctgccaaaattttggcaataatgccaaaattttggtaaggttttttttcatcaaagtgaacaagccctatatatgttgttctagttctttaaactaaatattttctaAATTATTGATGatcaaaatattataaaagtttgactcCAATCTTGTCCAAAATATCAATTAATATGGAATCAGAGGGAGTACAGTACCTTGGAAAGACTCCTATTTAGTAATCTTTTTTACTGCTCattagggcaagtactataagcCCCTACATGTTACCCATAAATTTGCCACGTAGGATTAggtgatgaggtggaggagagaagttagGAGGGAGAGAATGAGCCACCCCTCATGCAAGGGGCAACCTCCACACAATCTCTAAGAAAAGTACAAGATGATATGAGAGTAAACTAATATTGGGGTTTGTGCATTAGATGTGATATGTTGTACTTGTTACCTCTTAATTAATGAGAAGATGACGTGGTTTAAATTAGATGTGGCACACACCTCCACTATAAAAATTGCCCTTACAGCATTTCTTTTCATGCAAAAAGATTCTGCTGCTTGTGCTACAGTCTCATTTCATCTGTAGGAATCTTTGTGCTGGAAAGTCGTTTCatacacttcttttttttattgaacgCTGACCTTAACGCGTTTTCATCATCCTCAATCCTCATCACTCACCAGTCATCACTGGCTAGCTATGCTTTTTGGTAGTGATCAACTTATCATTCCATGAAAGCAACCTTCTTCAGAGATGAGGACTTCACACACTGCACACCGCTTGCTCGCTCTCTCCACTGTCCACTTCAAAACAAATTCCGTCTGGTTCGCATGTCAAAGCTTATAAATCCTTCAAGTTGGAATCCACTACAGAATTCTTCACCATTAAATAGTAATAGTATCACCCTTTGCTCCCAGAAAACACCAGGAGGAGCAGATCGAGGAAGGCGAAGACTTCAGCGTTTTTTGTTTCGTTGACTGGTGGAATACACTTTTGTCCTCTCGGAGCTTCAGTTTTGTTCGCTTTGCGTCTTTTTCACATGCATCGAGCAGAGGACAATGGTGTTATCCATGTGGTTGCGATCTGTGAATTCTGGCGGGGAATGTGGGTTGATCAAACAGACAGGTTAGCGTTGAACGTGgcattgatggatggatggatggatgggcatgtaggaatggcggcggcgcggcgctgaaGGTCAAGTTGACTTGGTTAGTTGGGAGGCATTGGCGTACATTCCTTGGGAGGCTAGCTAGGTTTAATTTAACGGGTTTGTCTACTTCATGAACAATCGCTAGACAATATTTCAACGTGACAGAGAGGCCAACTCAGTAAATGACAGTGATCGCGGAAAAATAGCAATATAGCATAATAATATTCCTAGTTGAAAACAATCATCACGCTATCTCGTGCTGATCGTTCAAAAATAATAGAGCTcatcaatataataatatattttgacatacttcctccgtttcataatgtaagtcattctagcatttcccacattcatattcatattaataaatctagataaatatatatgtctagattcattaacatcaatataaatgtgaaaaatgctaaaataacttacattgtgataCAGAGGAAGTAACATAGTAGAATCCTTTTCAGCCTACTGTGTTACCGTAGCAGAACATACATAACAAAACATTGCTAAACGCTTAGCAGCTGGCAATACGAACGCTTAGCAATTTGGTGTTAATTGCAGCGCTCCTGCGTGCACAAAATGAAGCCAACGTAAACACTTCGTTTGCTAGTATTAGAGGAAGCCTAATACACTAATTGCTTTAGATAATTATACactctctccgttttttaatatataacacggataattttaaaaaattatgtttgcttgaatgtcttatttaaaaatttataattatcatttattttattgtgaattaatttatcattaaatattctttaagcataacttatatttcttttttcacaaaaattttagagtaaattgcatccacGGTATAACAAATtgacaggtgggtgcgatatagtgcaagaacttgagaattgaGCGTCCGAGTACAACAACTTGATGAGTGGGTGTGTTCTAGTATAAGAACTtaacaatttagtattttggtgtATCAACTTGGCTAAAAATAAATATGCTAGGTGGGTttttcacgatgtcaatatgccatTACATACTAATCATAAGgatattatcttataatattgaatttaatctttaagaattatactgCATATAATAGTacaatttacatccaattaccttctagattttgtttttgttttcttcaccttctcaaatatcaactgaaatataataatttctacatccagtttaattggctttcagttattagttattaggataaaaatataaatatacttatacAAATCCGCGCTAGTATATTGTCGAAATTAGtacttaaaaattgaatttatataaaaaatactccaaataattaagttgtcgcataattttttaatttattgtatcaaaatcgtaccGACCTTATAAGTTGTTGCATTTATACGATCACATATAAAGTTTTtgtactaaattgcacctaCCTGCTAAGTTGTTACACTAGAACACTCATTTCTCAAGTTATTGCACCAAATTACACCCACCTAACAAGTTGATGCACCGtgaatgcaatttactcaaaattttaATAGAACGAATGATAGTTAAAAATTCAACACCGTAGtatattaaaaacataagtggTACTGTAGCTACTTAGCTGGTACTTAAGATCATGTACATTAGTCCCTGAGGCGTAGCCCTACTCACGGCGTCGACTTTTTCGGCCGAAGCCGTCTCCCAGTAGAGGGCCACGACCCCTCTAAGGGGGACACGCCTCTCTGTATTCCTTTTCGTCGAGCCACGGAGCTGGGCTCCGCATTGGGTGCACCGAGGCTAGGGAGCGGCTCGTGGACACCGCTCCACCCTCGGATTTTCCCCTTCCACCCCTCGCCCTAGTAGATCCGGCGGTGAAGAGGAGCTTCGTCGGTGACGatgaagagggagagagaggcggtgaCGAGCAGAGGGATAGATGCGGCGACGACTTGGAGATGGCGCCGGCCCACCAGATCCGGCTGCCGGCACGCAAATctgcgcgccgctcgccgttgACCACCTCAACAAtgggcggagggggaggggcggagtCGGCAGTGGCGCACTCGGCCAGAATTAGAGGCGGCATGGTGGGGTGAAGTCGACGGCGGCACGGTGGAGTAGGTGGCCCTCCTCATCACCCTCACGGTGGAGAGGACGCGCAGGTCACCGACGTGTCTCCAGCGGTCCTCCTTGTCACCCTCGGGGCTGCCGGCGatgggggggggagagagagaggcgagcggcggtggcggcggaagagagagggagagggagtcaGCCGATGGTGTCTagacgaggagggaggcggcgatggTGTCTTGGGTGGTGCGGTGCGAGGCGGGGGGGACGGCAACGATGACGGGTGGCGGGAGAGAGACGAggcgaagaaaaagagaaggggaggggtgACGAAGAAGAGGGGCGGGTGAAGAAaaagaggggggagagagagatagtgTAGTCGGTGGATTAGCGGTAGGGAAGTAAAAATATACATGGGGCTTCGTGGCTGTGACACCTATTATGGGCAGGAGTATCTCTGCTCCGTTGCTTTGGACATTGAAGACACTATAGGAGTGGCTTACCATATTGTAGATGCTCTTAAGGAAACAATTTCTGTTGGGGTCCTTGGGGAGTCCTCCGCTGGCCCCCTGCCCCCTTGGCTACGCCAGCATACTTTCTCTTTTTAAAAGAGTATAGGGAAGGATGAGCTTCGCACGCATCACCTGTGAGATCAGTTTGTTATGtgcaaattaattaaggacGCAATGATCAGCATATGGGACACATCTAGCATCCACACCACAACAGTACCTCATTAATCCAAGATAGTTGCTCCTTTCTTGCTTTTAGAGCACAATCGATCAACGCCCATGCGAGTGAGCCCTCTTGCTTCTCTTGCCCATGCTTGGAATTTGATAGGAGGTGGCAATAATCAAGGGCCATCTCTTCCACTAAATGCACTTCATTGGAATTACAGGTGTCTCAATTGGAGTTACATTATTGGGACATCGAGACATGTTCAACCATGAGGCACTGTACAATATACAGTGTtgtctactactccctccgtacatCTCTGTGAATagggacaatgctagaaagtcttataatataaaatagaggaAGTATATACTAATATGAGTGCTATGAGACATCTCACTAACTGGTGTTCTATTACTTTCGTTTTTAATATAAGATGCAACTGATATTTACTcaaattttgactaataatGCCTACTACttatccgtctcaaaatatagtaatttttgGTTAGATGAGACATATCTGgacctgtccagattcataatactagaatatgtcccatctatgcaaaatttgctatatctTGAGACAAATATAGTAGTATTCATCAATTACTTAACTAACAGGAAATAGTAACACTAGATTCGTCATTAAAAGGATTGTAAGAATGTTTAGCATGTTTATCTACGTGcacaaatattttagaaaaactaatagttaaataaaatttgaaaaaagtCAAATGTATTATCTATAATTGCCTCTCACTTTTCTGTGATTAGAAAACTCCATCAATAACAAaatgggctgtgtttagatccaaactttggatccaaacttccaactttttccatcacatcaacctgtcatacacacataacttttcagtcacatcgtaccaatttcaacctaaacttctaactttaaaaggaactaaacacagccatggtTTCAAGAGATAGATGTTCATGTTGTAGACTGCTTACTAGTATGAAAGGCATCTGCACAGTCTCCTCTAATGTAATATCAGTCCATAGATAGGCCCCTCAAATCAGGCCTTTTGACCTTAGACTTAGCCGCGTTTGCAAGTCTTCATGGTGCAATAGCTAAAACAAACAGTAGCTTTGTCAGGGATAACGCATGCTCGACACCCATGCATGGAGTAGCATcgtcaaaactcaaaaggaATGTAAAATGTAGAGTAGTAGCTTCTATTTTGTATTCTTAATTTGTCGGTGTTAAAAACCCACCAATTTGGAAGTTTACATTATTGCTCTGTCTTGCTGCAAAGGTATTATTCAACATTTTAGTACATTTGACATGCCAACCATTGCCATCAGCTTGTCACCTCCTTTTTCATCATTGCCCTGAGATGAAATGCCCTAACTTTGCCATGTGTTTGGCAAAACCTTTGCTTTGTTAATTTTCCGAAGACAATAATATTTGCGCCTTTTGTAGTTTTTTAGTGCCAAAAGTACCAATTCAATCTTTAAGTTTGAAGCAGCGGtagtgtgaaatcaatataacTGACAAAATCAACATGTCGTTTGACACTGTCAGGTACAAATCAATCTTAAGGCTGGTTTGAACTCTTGCCATTGGAGGAATATAAAGCAACAAAGAATAAATCAATAAACCATTTAGCTCACGTTTTTCGTCGTCATCATGTTCTTGGATCAAATGCAAGTAATGCAGGGGCCACACTCTGCTTTCAGTGACAAACCATGCGATTTTTCTCaacgatgtgatgtttttaacTCAACCCGTACAAATGTGATTGATCAGGCTTGCAAAACCAGGAAGAACTCAAAGCCGTTTGACGAAATGCTCGCGTGTGGCTGCTTTTCCCAGGCAGGCATGCACGCATGCCCCTCCTCGAGCTAAGAAACTTGACCCCCTCAAACCTCCCAATCCCTATGCACTTTGCCACTATCTAGAAGCTCTTGTGAAATCTTTGTATTAAGCAAAGTTCAGAGTTGGAAAC
This window encodes:
- the LOC4338902 gene encoding protein S-acyltransferase 8, translating into MAQPQKRVYEAWKGNNRFLFGGRLIFGPDAKSLLVSVSLIVVPVLVFCVFVARHLRHQFSTYNAGYAIPAVAVLFMIYVLTLLFITSAQDPGIVPRASHPPEEEFAYGNPLNGGTPGRLQFPRVKEIMVNGMLVKVKYCDTCMIYRPPRCSHCSICNNCVERFDHHCPWVGQCIGQRNYRFFFLFVSSSTLLCIYVFAMSALYIKFLMEEGYPTVWKALKHSPASLVLMIYCFIALWFVGGLTGFHSYLICTNQTTYENFRYRSDNRPNVYDQGCLNNCLGVFCSKTKPSKHKFRAYVQEEVRAPVVNFGRQMEEEPAGGPRAKVEDDLEIGSDLLQISQRRNYGDVDLEMGSQDCSEMEGIPNAKLAIGSESQIPAIGSEVRVRHSSWDRRSGNWDMSLDVIGRSASDVIRRSASGHEAAPPFQTETH